In Solidesulfovibrio sp., one DNA window encodes the following:
- a CDS encoding NADH-quinone oxidoreductase subunit H, which yields MHAALHLLLALALAPLVPGIVNRVKARVGGRAGKPLLQTYFDLAKLVRKGVVISETASWVVWAGPIVSLAAVACGLLLLPGPGTPAPVAFGGDFLLLAYLLGLSRLALVLAALDTGSSFEGMGASREAVFSALAEPVLFLCFLSLCAGSGGLSLSTMLALPSPGPVTAERLFVPVILFVLLLVENCRIPVDDPNTHLELTMIHEVMVLDHSGPDLAAVVYGAALKLWIFCALTALTLTPASGLSPLAAWGVFGGLMLVVAVAVGLVESAMARLRLLRVPRLLGWAGALVALSLVLSVWR from the coding sequence ATGCACGCCGCCCTCCACCTCCTCCTGGCCCTTGCGCTGGCCCCGCTCGTTCCCGGCATCGTCAACCGGGTCAAGGCCCGTGTGGGCGGCCGGGCCGGCAAGCCCCTGCTCCAGACCTATTTCGACCTGGCCAAGCTCGTGCGCAAGGGCGTGGTGATAAGCGAAACCGCTTCCTGGGTGGTCTGGGCCGGCCCCATCGTGTCGCTTGCGGCCGTGGCCTGCGGCCTGCTGCTGTTGCCCGGACCGGGAACGCCCGCGCCCGTGGCCTTTGGCGGCGACTTCCTGTTGCTGGCCTATCTGCTCGGCCTGTCGCGCCTGGCCCTGGTGCTGGCCGCCCTGGACACGGGATCGAGCTTCGAGGGCATGGGCGCCAGCCGCGAGGCCGTTTTCTCCGCCCTGGCCGAGCCGGTTCTTTTCCTGTGCTTCCTGAGCCTTTGCGCCGGCAGCGGCGGCCTGTCCCTCTCGACCATGCTGGCCCTGCCCTCCCCGGGGCCGGTGACCGCCGAGCGGCTGTTCGTGCCGGTCATCCTCTTCGTGCTGCTTTTGGTGGAAAACTGCCGCATCCCGGTGGACGACCCCAACACCCACCTGGAGCTGACCATGATCCACGAGGTCATGGTCCTCGACCACAGCGGCCCGGACCTGGCCGCCGTGGTCTACGGCGCCGCGCTCAAGCTCTGGATTTTCTGCGCCCTGACGGCCCTGACCCTGACGCCGGCCTCGGGGCTTTCGCCCCTGGCCGCCTGGGGCGTTTTCGGCGGGCTCATGCTCGTGGTGGCCGTGGCCGTGGGGCTGGTGGAATCGGCCATGGCCCGGCTGCGCCTGTTGCGCGTGCCGCGGCTGCTCGGCTGGGCCGGGGCGCTGGTGGCCCTGTCCCTGGTCCTTTCGGTGTGGAGGTAG